GTTTAGATTTAAGTCTTGACTCTTGTAAGAAGTATTACAACTAATTAGTAGAAATTTCCTCTTCTTTAATCCAATCATTTTCTTTGACCATTGTATATTGGTAACATTAATGCACGCTGGCAAATAACATTATTGCACGTTATCATTTTCCTGTTTATATTTATTATCTTAGCGTTTACATTTATTATGGTAATGCATATATTTTATGATATAATTGACACTAGTAATTGCAGAAATCCCAAATTCTGTGCTTCCACAATTTTAAAAGAAGCCCTCTAAAGTCATTAAACTAAAACCTCTAAAGTCATTTTACTTTTTCCATATTAACTAaaaggaaactagttacttcacAGAATTTATGCATGTAATAATATGATGGGACTATGTGGAGCAACAatggttaatttttttttaagaaacaatcaagtaaagATTAAAGTAAAACAAGTCTGAATTGAGCTGCTATGGTTAAATTTTTGTGCTTCTGTAGTATAGGTGTAGGCACCCTTTGCCAATGGACCATACCAGAGTAGGCCTTCTCAACTACAATACGAGTATGAAATagtagaaaaataataaagttgccaatgaaaattttttatttttctaaacatAAAGTTGACTTTATGATAATTCCAGCATTTTCTCTTTACTTTGCTGATAttctgtttcttgtttgttaaaCAATTGAGTGTCTGATTTCTCTTCTTCACTATCccaccaaaaataataataataataataataaaacacaataaaataaaaggaaagaaagactTGCTGGCCCTGGAGAAGGTGAGATTTATTTCTCCTTATTCTATACTAATATTTGAGAGTGATATTGAGGAAACTCCTTGCATAAGAGTAGACAAGCATGCATTTGAGGATgagattttttgaattttttagagTTTTAAAATAGGCCATCCATGTTGAAAGCGtacaaaattttttatcaacTCCAATTAATACAACATTGGTTACCGAAATGACCCAACAGAACATGTTTCAAGAATGCATTTTTCTGTATCCAATTTCCCTATTAAAATGTTGATGATGACAGATTGTCAacttaattttatcaatttCCATTTGTAATTAGTTCAAGATAAATTTGGGATTTTGGGTGAAGCCAATTTAACCCAACCATAGTTGAGTAATTGATTATCACTCTGTGGGTCCACCTTGATAATCTCAATACTCTTCTTCACCCACTCACCAGAAACAAATAAGAAAAGCAAAGAAGTAGTAATTTTCAGGAAAGAACTACTTTGCTAGCTCTGCAGTTAGTGAGATTTGTTTCTCCCTTAAAATTTGAGAGTGAAACTGAGGAAATTCCCTGCATAAGAGATGGAGATggcctccacttgcagcatatATCGTGTCTTACTTGATGTAGACCGGGATGTTCCTGACTATGTTCGTGATGCAATCAAACACAtgaaatttctcaaaacatTTCTTATGTGTGCAAGAAAGTGGAGCCAAAGCAATGATTTGTACTTGGAATCTGACAATGTTGTGAAGAAGGTGAGTCTTCCATCTTTCTTATCTTGCATTGAAGATACCTTTCACAAATATGAGGAGGACTTTCAGTACTCTCTTTCCCTTAGATTAGAAACGGACAAAAATGACTATTATACTGTTAATCATGGAGTGTTCCCCGAAATTGAGAAACAGATCAAATCACTGAAGCAAGAAATCATgcaaaaaatcatccaaatttacTTTGCTTTGGCAAGCAGCAGGTCAAATTCTTGTATGACAGATGATGAGCTGTTGGAATTCATAGACCTCATCCTCCAAAATCTAGCAGATTTGACAAATTACTATATGGATCGGAAAATTAGTGAATCGTATATTTCTCCTGCTTCGagtgctcaagtccaagcccttgAAGCAAAGCTGACATTCTTGAAAAGCTTCATTCCCTTTGCCAAAATGCGAGGAACTGCAGATATTCCTGCCTTGCTATTGGCGCACTTCGAAGTGGTGGCTTTGAACGCGGCACGCCTCTGTTACATGTGTTCTTATTGGGATGATGCTGAGGAAATGCACAATCCTAAGTTCTTCTCCATGATATATGAACAACAACAGAAGATCAGGGCTGTTGATTTTCATGTCTACGAGACTTATATGGAAGTACTTAGAGCTTCATACTGCCCAGCATCATTACGTACACCAAGGGTGCAGGATAAGCAGATATTGAACAACTTCAATGATTCTCTTATAGGTTGTCTCTGGGAGCTGTTATGCTGCAGCTGTAGCTTTATGGATTCTATGAAAGATGAAATGGGAATACTCTATGCCGGACTGAGATTCTTGAGAAGCATTTTAAGGGAGCATCAGAAGAAAATGGATGAACAAAACGAAAAAATTGGTGCTCTTCTTAGTGAGGCAGGCATTATAATTTGCTCGCCTTCTGTAAACAGAGTGAAAGAAGGAGAAGTTAGCTTCTCAGAGTCCACAGATGCCCTTGGCTGTTATGATATGCTGGCTAATACCAACATCCATATCAAGCATTTTAAGGATCAGATCAGTGACTCAAGTACTATAGAGAGTCTTCCTAATTCCTCTCATAGCTTAAGAGCACCAGAAGTTAGCAGGACTTCCAGCCGCATGCTATCAAAAGGTAAAATGCCAATAGCCCATGAAGTCATTGTTGGTCTTGATGATGAGGCAGCAAAAGTAATTGACCGACTTGTAAGCGGATCAAAACAGGTGGAAATTGTTCCCATTGTGGGAATGGCTGGCCTTGGTAAGACAACTTTAGCcaaaaaagtttacaatgataGGTCAGTAATCTGTAACTTCCACATTCGTCTTTGGTATACTGTTTCTCAAGAATTTAACATGAAAAATGCGTTGCTTCAAATTTTGTGCTCTGATGGCAAACATTCTAGGAAGGATGAGTTTCAAAATCTGGATGAACATGCGTTGCTTGAAAAGCTCTATCAAAGGCTATTGAAGAATCGGTATCTTGTTGTTTTTGATGATGTCTGGGACATTGAGGTATGGAATGAGCTGAGAATTGCATTCCCCAATGACAAGAATGGAAGTAGAATCATCTTTACGAGTCGATTTTCTAATGTAGCTTCAGAGGTTCAATATGGTGGAGAACCTCACTATCTTCACCCACTCAGTGAGAAAGAAAGTTTTGAACTACTGCTGAAGAAGgtttttggaaaagaagattGTCCTCAAGGATTGCGTGGAACCGGAATGGAGATTGCCAAAAAGTGCAGGGGATTACCATTTGCAGTTGTTGTTGTAGCTGGAATTCTAGCAACTATAGAGCATGATATTTTGGTTTGGGAAGAATTTGCTGAAAGTTTAACTTCGACCACGGTGTCTGGTACAGACCAGTGGAAGAAGTCATTGGAGCTCAGTTATGAGCATTTACCATATCACTTGAAGGCATGCCTGCTGTATTTTGCAGCATTTCGAGAAGATGAAAAAATTGGTGCCAAGAATTTGATGCGCCTCTGGATTGCAGAAGGGTTTGTGAAAAAAATTGAACGAAAGAGATCAGAGGTCATTGCAGAAGAATATCTGATGGACCTTATTGGTCGAAACTTAGTTATGGTAAGTAAAAGCAGATCCATTAGTGGAGTCAAAACTTGTTACATTCATGATTTGATATTTGAGTTCTGTAAGGACGAGGCGAAAGAAGAGAAATTTCTTCGGGTCCTGCAAGGATATGATGAGCTTTCTACCTTTATTGAGCCTCCCAACCTACCTCGGTTGTCCATTTGCTCCAATGGAGAGGATTTTATAAAGTCAAAGCTATTTTGTCCAATGGATATGGGCGTCGGTTGCTTAATATCTCCTTCCTTTTTTGCATCTACAAACATCTTAAAGTTTTGAATTTAGGGAACATTAACCTATGGCTGAAGGAGCTTCCAACTGAAGTCGAATCACTTCTTTGTTTGAGGTACTTAGCCCTTACAGCTTGGTACATGAAATTCATTCCGCCATCTATAGCCAAGCTCTCAcatttggaaaccttttgtctCGTTTCTGGTGTGACGGTATCATTGCCAGATAGCATCTGGAACATGAAGAATTTGAGGCATGTATGTTTGAGGGGTGGCGTCGTTATTCATCTGCCTTCCAACAACAACGTTGTTGAAAACCTCTCTATTTTACCCAATTTAGACACACTCTCTACTCTGCATCTTGATCTTGATGAAGAGGGAGAGAACATATTGAGAAGGATTCCCAACGTTCGCCGGCTTAAAATTTTCCAGTTGGGGGACCAAAACAGAGTATGCTGCAACATGAGTCGACTAGAATGCCTAGAGTCACTCACCTTAAGGGACGACTACTTCTTAGGTTCACGGGAACATGTTGAGCTTTCTTTTCCCATGAATTTGAGGAAGTTGTGTCTTATCAATCTGGGTCTTCCTGGTAGAAAAATGTCATTGATCGAACAACTACCCAATCTTGAAGTCCTCAAATTAAGAGCCCAGTCAATGGAGGGCCAAAAATGGGAGCTGATGGAAGGAGGATTCCCTAAACTCAGGGTCTTGACTTTGGAACATGCATGGATTGTGGAGTGGACAGAGGCAAACCCTGACAGTGATGATTACTTCCCGTGCCTTCAGCAATTAAAACTCCGCGGAATTCCTAATTTGGAAATGATGCCTGCTTGTTTAGGGGTTATATCTACTCTTGAAACGATTAAGGTGAATTTTTGCGGAGATGGTGTCGAATGTTTAGTACGGGAAATTGAAGAAGCACAGAAATATAATGGAAATGAGAATCTGAAGATCATTTATGAAAAACATTGAAGGGCACCAGCTGGTGCAATATCAGGTAATTTTTTTGTACTTCAATTGCCTGTAATGCATGCGCGAGCACAGTGAAATTGATGGAGTGCTACGGTAGTTTTTCCTCTTGAGATTGTAATTGGTCATCTGTGTGGTCTGGCTTTCTTTGGTGCTTTTGTAGAAGATGGAGGTAAAAGTTGGAAAGGATCGATGGCTCTTTTCTTATCAAGATATGGTGGAAACAATGAATGAGATTCGTACAACGTGCACCGTTTTATCAATCTGCTGTTGGCGtattttgtgtaattttgttttgCTGAAAATAGTTATGGTTGCGTGCTAGTTCTTTTCAAACATGTATGAATTTGCTGAATTGGGACTTGGAAAATAGGGACAATGTACGAAGGTACTGCCGCAAAATGATTGGTTTTGGACTGGCAAAGAAACTCTGttatcttttttcatttttttaggcAAATACATTTTACCCCCTATGATTTAATATTTTTGTACATGAtcccctatagtttcaaaagctatacataatcTCCTCATGATTTAGAATAAAGTGTCAAACTAACGGAAATTATCATTAGTAACGAAACCTATTAAAATGTTGAAGTTACtcttgtttaaaaattaaaatggctgaagtgatcaaaatatataaacataatatacaTGACACATTAGTAATCCTGTATGggtttatattttatcatataactcTCTTATAATTTAATGCTTTATCATATAATCCTCTtagaattttcaaaatatacacataacccctccctatggttaataaataattttcaactttatatagggtatttttgacattttaggtgacttcgTTATGAAttgcaaaaaaatcattttgacattttaatctAAACCATGAGAAGTTTATGatagcttttgaaactatagaAGAATTATGTATAAAAACAATAACTCACatgggggtaaaatgtaatttgccctaaaaaatacacataacccctccctatggttaataaataatttttaactttatatagggtatttttgacattttaggtgacttcgTTATGAAttgcaaaaaaatcattttgacattttaatctAAACCATGAGAAGTTTATGatagcttttgaaactatagaAGAATTATGTATAAAAACAATAACTCACatgggggtaaaatgtaatttgccctaaaaaatacacataacccctccctatggttaataaataattttcaactttatatagggtatttttgacattttaggtgacttcgTTATGAAttgcaaaaaaatcattttgacattttaatctAAACCATGAGAAGTTTATGatagcttttgaaactatagaAGAATTATGTATAAAAACAATAACTCACatgggggtaaaatgtaatttgccctaaaaaatacacataacccctccctatggttaataaataattttcaactttatatagggtatttttgacattttaggtgacttcgTTATGAAttgcaaaaaaatcattttgacattttaatctAAACCATGAGAAGTTTATGatagcttttgaaactatagaAGAATTATGTATAAAAACACTAACTCACatgggggtaaaatgtaatttgccctaaaAAAAGGTTCATAATTCTCATTTTCTATGCATATgtttttttcaaaaagaaaaggtaattgaattatgaaaaaaaaaaaaaaaaaaggggcaacAAAGTATTGACGGCAAT
This Coffea arabica cultivar ET-39 chromosome 3e, Coffea Arabica ET-39 HiFi, whole genome shotgun sequence DNA region includes the following protein-coding sequences:
- the LOC113736929 gene encoding uncharacterized protein codes for the protein MEMASTCSIYRVLLDVDRDVPDYVRDAIKHMKFLKTFLMCARKWSQSNDLYLESDNVVKKVSLPSFLSCIEDTFHKYEEDFQYSLSLRLETDKNDYYTVNHGVFPEIEKQIKSLKQEIMQKIIQIYFALASSRSNSCMTDDELLEFIDLILQNLADLTNYYMDRKISESYISPASSAQVQALEAKLTFLKSFIPFAKMRGTADIPALLLAHFEVVALNAARLCYMCSYWDDAEEMHNPKFFSMIYEQQQKIRAVDFHVYETYMEVLRASYCPASLRTPRVQDKQILNNFNDSLIGCLWELLCCSCSFMDSMKDEMGILYAGLRFLRSILREHQKKMDEQNEKIGALLSEAGIIICSPSVNRVKEGEVSFSESTDALGCYDMLANTNIHIKHFKDQISDSSTIESLPNSSHSLRAPEVSRTSSRMLSKGKMPIAHEVIVGLDDEAAKVIDRLVSGSKQVEIVPIVGMAGLGKTTLAKKVYNDRKDEFQNLDEHALLEKLYQRLLKNRYLVVFDDVWDIEVWNELRIAFPNDKNGSRIIFTSRFSNVASEVQYGGEPHYLHPLSEKESFELLLKKVFGKEDCPQGLRGTGMEIAKKCRGLPFAVVVVAGILATIEHDILVWEEFAESLTSTTVSGTDQWKKSLELSYEHLPYHLKACLLYFAAFREDEKIGAKNLMRLWIAEGFVKKIERKRSEVIAEEYLMDLIGRNLVMVSKSRSISGVKTCYIHDLIFEFCKDEAKEEKFLRVLQGYDELSTFIEPPNLPRLSICSNGEDFIKSKLFCPMDMGVGCLISPSFFASTNILKF